The proteins below come from a single Mya arenaria isolate MELC-2E11 chromosome 6, ASM2691426v1 genomic window:
- the LOC128239135 gene encoding transmembrane protein 138-like, with amino-acid sequence MLVERYRPILYLQYLLLFVDLFMNSFIELLRFENVILLVLLVIQDVCILFAAIVVFLLFFNTFIFQAGLVNILVNKFRLPITVIFIYFCLCVGLHVWYMTLRWEDPNTYIWGNKGVRALFIIQRAASVFYYYFYKRTCLKLADPRFYQDSDWIKKEFEKRR; translated from the exons ATGTTGGTTGAGCGCTATAGACCTATTCTCTATCTGCAGTACTTGCTGCTGTTTGTGGATCTGTTTATGAACTCTTTTATCGAGTTGCTgcgttttgaaaatgtcatacTCCTAGTTTTATTGGT GATCCAGGATGTGTGCATACTGTTCGCTGCTATCGTCGTCTTCCTGCTGTTCTTCAACACCTTCATCTTCCAAGCCGGTCTTGTCAACATTCTTGTGAACAAGTTCAGACTGCCTATTACCGTGATATTCATCTACTTCTGCCTGTGTGTTGGGCTGCATGTATGGTACATG ACATTGCGCTGGGAAGATCCAAACACCTACATTTGGGGGAATAAAGGAGTCAGGGCCTTATTTATCATCCAAAGAGCag CCTCTGtgttctactactacttctacaagAGAACGTGTTTGAAGTTGGCAGACCCAAGGTTTTACCAGGACTCAGACTGGATCAAGAAAGAGTTTGAAAAGCGACGATAG